The genomic DNA TCAGCGCCCAGCTATGCGTGAAAGGAATGTTCTCACGAACAGTCACTGCTTATGTCCCATTGATTGACGCAGAGCACGAGCATAGACATCAACGATGTCATCCGGAATGGAATTCGACAGTCCCAAGAGGTAATCCGAGGTGATTCCGAGGGAATACGAGGCGAGAGCGCAGAACTCTGCAATGGTGTCGCGAGCATCAGCGCCTTGCTTACCGAAGCGCGCTTCAATGACCGTTCCACACCAGTGATGAATGATCGTCCGGGCAAGGATGTCGGACTGCGTTGCCCTCTCAATCGCCCCCTGCGCTTTGAGAATGTCAACTTTTTCCTTGTAGAAGTCCTGCAAAACCCTCATACGTTCAACGAAATAGGCATGAGCGGGATGTTCGGCATTTGATGCTTCAACGTAAAGCATGGCTTGAAGATTGAGGACCGTTGAGGCATCCGGACTCTTGGAAAATTGCATGAGTTTGACGACGCTCTCCTCGAATGTGTCCATCGTCAAACGAACAAGTCGAAGCCCTCCGGGAACTTCGTCATCAATCTCGATGTCACACAGACC from Schaalia sp. ZJ405 includes the following:
- a CDS encoding TetR/AcrR family transcriptional regulator, which gives rise to MEKRMGDQRSERGGYSVGKARREAILNAAMRLISDSGYHGFSLRDLGREVGVSHPAVIYHYPSKDALMLAVVKKFEDVLGLCDIEIDDEVPGGLRLVRLTMDTFEESVVKLMQFSKSPDASTVLNLQAMLYVEASNAEHPAHAYFVERMRVLQDFYKEKVDILKAQGAIERATQSDILARTIIHHWCGTVIEARFGKQGADARDTIAEFCALASYSLGITSDYLLGLSNSIPDDIVDVYARALRQSMGHKQ